CCCAGCATCCCGATCAGGATGAACTGCACCCGACTGCTCATCTGCGCCTCCGTTTTGGCCAGCTTACCCAGCCCCGGGCGGATTGGCGAGCCACCCGTCACCGCCCCGCCAACCAGCCCGCCAGACCGTCGATCGTCGGCAGGACCACATCGGCCGCAGGCGCCAGCACCTCGGCCGGGGCCGGGCCGGTCAGCACCGCCACCGCCCGCATCCCCGCCGCCCGCGCCGCCGCCATGTCGTGCAGACTGTCGCCCACCATTGCAACCTGTGCGGGAGCAACGCCCAGTTGCGCCGCAAAGGCCAGCAGCTGGCCCGGCGCGGGTTTGCCGCCAAAACCGCTGTCATAGCCCGCGATGAAATCGAAGAACCCGGAAATCCCCTCGCGCTGAAGTTGTGCCCGCGCCGAGGATTCGCTGTCGTTCGTCGCCACGCCCAGCCGCAGACCGGCCCCCCGAAGCCCGCCCAGACAGCGTTCCAGATTGACCGCCGCCACCTGCGGGGCGCGACATGCCGCCGCATCCAGATCGCGCACCAGCGCCGCCACCGACTGCCCGGGCAGATGGGCCGCGATCAGCTCGGCCACCTCCGCCACCGTGCCCGCGATCACCGGCGAGTGGCGCTCGAACCGCCCCGCCGCCGGATCATAGCCGATCACCTGCGCCAGCCGCCCGGCCAGCGTCGCATCGCCCCCAGCCAGATCCAAGGTCACCCCCCGCGCCCAGGCCCCCCAGGTCGCGTCAAAATCGAAAAGCGTTCCATCCTTGTCAAAAAGGATCGCAGCAATATCAGACACTTGAAACCCTCACGTCCAGTTGCGCCCCGCCGCGCCATCCAGCACGGCCGCCGCCAGCGCCAGCTCTTCGGGCCGCACCGCCAGCGCCGCGGCGCAGGACCGCACCCAGTCATCCTCGCGCAGGAGATGCGCCAGAACCGCGCGCTGCATCGCCGGTTGCGCCGCCTCGGCGCGCACCTGTGCCGCATCCGCGCCGCTTGCGCCCAGAAAGGCCAGCCAGACCGCCTCCTCGCCCGCCATCCAGCCCAGCGCGCGGATCGCGAGAATTTGTGCCAAATCCTGCTGCAATCTGTGTCACTCCTAGAATTGAAAGAGTTTGTTAACCTTTGGGTAGCCATGATAGGCTCTGCGGGCGGCAGGTTAAAGGAGCGGAACGGTTCATGGCAGGGAAAATCCTGATCGTGGACGATGTGGCCACGAATCGGATCGTACTCAAGGTGAAGCTCTCGGGCGCCCGGTACGAAACGGTTCAGGCTGGCACGGGACAGGAAGCTCTGCGTCTGGTGACGCTGGAGCTGCCCGATCTTGTCTTGCTCGATGTGCAGCTGCCCGACATCAGCGGCATCGAAGTGTGCCGCCGGCTGAAATCGGACCCGCTGACACAGAACCTGCCGGTGATCATGGTCACCGCCTTTCCCTCGCCCGAAACCCGGCTCGAGGCGCTGCGGGCGGGCGCCGATGATTTCATCGTCAAACCCTTCGAGGAACTGACGCTGCTCGCCCGGTTGCGCTCGCTGATGCGGATGCGCGAAACCGACGAGGAATTGCGGCTGCGCGAAAGCACCTGCCACGAGCTTGGCTTCACCGAGCCGCCGGTGCCCGTGGCCGAACCGCCCGCGGTGATCTGCCTGGTCGCCCCCGACCGCGAAACCTGCGTCGGCTGGAAGGCTGCGATGGCCCGGTTCCTGCCGCAGGACACGCTGCGGGTGCTGGATTACAACGAGGCGCTGACCGCCGCCGCCGAGATGCCGCCGCCCGATGCCTATGTGATCTCGGCCGATCTGGCCCGCCCGGGCGAGGGGCTGCGGCTGATGTCGGAGCTGCGCTCGCGCGCGGGCTCGCGCCATGCGGTGATCTGCATCGCCGTGCGCGAGGGGGCGCGGGAAACCTCGGCGGTGGCGCTTGACCTTGGCGCCTCGGATCTGACGCCGGTGAAACTCTCCGACCCGGGCTTTGCCGAGGAAGCGGCGCTGCGTCTGCGCACCCATATCTCGCGCAAGCGTCGCCACGACCGGCAGCGCGAACGCGTCGCCGACGGGCTGCGGCTGGCCCTCGTCGATCCGCTGACCGGGCTTTACAACCGCCGCTATGCGATGCCGCATGTGGCGCGGCTGGCCGAACGCTCGCGCCACAGCGGGCGGTCTTTCGCGGTGATGGTGCTCGACATCGACCGTTTCAAATCGGTGAACGACACCTATGGCCATGCCGCGGGCGACCGCGTGCTGATCGAGGTGGCGCGGCGGCTGACACTGAACCTGCGCCAGGTCGATCTCGTTGCCCGCGTCGGCGGCGAGGAATTCCTGATCGCCATGCCCGAAACCTCGCTCGAGGCCGCGCGCGCCACCGCCGAACGGCTGTGCCGGGTGATGGAGGAAACCCCGTTCGAGCTGCATGACGGCCACGCGCTGCGCATCACCGTCTCGATCGGTCTGGCGCTGGGCGGCGGCCATGGCGGCACCGGCACGGTCGAACAGGTGATCAACCAGGCCGACCATGCGCTGATGAGCTCCAAGGCCGAGGGGCGCAATCAGGTCAAGATCTTCAAGCTGCCCGCCGCCTGACCCGTCCCGCCTGACCCATCCCCCGGGCGCAGAACGAAAACCCCCGACCTTGCGGCCGGGGGGGTCTCGATTTTCAGGTCTCGGTGTGCCGGTCTCAGTTTTCGGGCGGCGGCGGCGGCGCGTCGCCCGGCCCGCGCCCGTGGTTGCGCTCCTCCAGATGTTTCGACAGCCGGTCCATCCCGCGCCGCAGCCGCTCGACAAAGCGCTCCCGCTGCTGCGGCGTCATCTTCGCCAGCCGCTCGAGGATCAGGTGCTCGCCGATATCCATGCGCTTGAGCGTGCGTGCCCGCATGTCAGCCAGCACCAGACGCACCCCCTCGGCATCAAAGGGCTCGGCCTTCAGCGCCGCTTCAAGCCGTTGAAAATCCACGCGGACCGCGGCCCGCATCGCCTCGAAATTCGTCCCCCGCCGCTCTGCCGCCTGCCGCATCGCCAGCCGGTCCTCGCGGCTGAAGGCGCCGCCCAGCGGCCCGAAGGTCAGCGCATCCTGTCCCCGCTCCATCACCGGCGGCGGCGGTTGCCTCCGATGCGCGATCACCCCGCCGACGACGGTGCCCAGCACAAGGAAGTTCACCGTGACCGAGGCGATGAAGGCGATCTTCATCCAGCCGCGCAGCCCGGATCGGGGCGCGGGCTCGGTCGGCGGTGTCGTCGTCTCCGGGTTCATCCTGCTCCCTCCCCTTCGGTCATTGCATCACCGCCAGCGCCAGCACATCGGCATCGGGCAGGTAATTGTCCGTCTCGGCGCTGGCCGTGCTGACGGCGCTGCCAAGGCCCACCGCCTGCACCAGCGTCGGCGTCCCCGCCAGCCCGATCCAGAGCCCGGCCACCGTCGCCGTCGCCATGCCGCCCGCAAAGCCGCCCAAAGCCGCCCAGCCGCCCAAAGCCGTCGCCAGCGCCGCCACCCGCCCGCGCCGCCGCGGCCCCGGCACGGCGGGCCGGGGCTGCAGCCCCTCCGCCTGATCTGTCAGCCGGGCCAGAAAATCCCCAGACGGCGCTGGCGCCGCCGTGCGTGCCGCCCGGAAAAACCGTTCCAGATCCGCATCTTCGAACTCAAAACGGTCAGTCATGGCCATACCCCAGTTCCGCCCGGCGCGGCGCCAGAAGCTGCGCCAGCGTCCGTTTCCCCCGCGCCGTCAGGCTTTCCACCGCCTCGACGCCAATCTCCATCGCCGCCGCGATCTCGGGGTTCGTCAGCCCCTCGAGATGGCGCAGCACCACCGCCTGCCGCTGCCGCGCCGGCAGCTGCGCCAAGGCCAGCTCCAGCGCCTGCGCGCGGTCGGTCTCGATCATCCCCTCCAGCGCCGAGGCCGCGCCATCGGGCAGCTCGGGCGCCTCGTCCAGCCCGACACCGCGGCGCCGCCGCAGCCGGTCCGTCGCCAGATTGGTCACCACCCGGTACAGCCAGGTCGAGACCTTCGCCTCGCCCATGCGCCAGTCGGGGGCGATCTTCCACAGCCGCAACAGCGCTTCCTGCGCCAGATCCTCGGCCTCGGCCCGGTCGCCCAGCATCCGCACCGCCAGCCGATAGGCCAGCGGCCCGAGCCGTTCCACCAGCGCACGCGCCGCCGCCCCGTCGCCATTGCCATAAAGCACCAGCAGGGTTTCGTCGGACAGGGTGCGGATCTCGTCGAAGGCCATCTCCATCGGTCCCAAGCACTACCGCCAATGCGCCCTCAGGGCAACCGCGGCCCCCGATCGGGGGGCCGCCGCCTGCCCGCTCAGTTCTGCGCCGGACCGAACCAGCCCTGCCCGTCCCGCGGACCATGCCCGCCCGGATCCTTCGGGCCGTGATCGCCGCGACGGTCCTGCATCCGGTCCATCATCCGCGCCCGCATCACCTCGCGCGCCTGCGCCAGCTCCGCCTCGGTCACCGCGCCGTCATTGTCGGCGTCGATCCGGTCGAACAGCCGCACCGCACCGGGCGGAACCATCATCTCGGCCGCCGAAAGCTTGCCGTCGCCATCCGCATCCTGCGCCGCGATCCGCGCCCTGACCCGGTCCTCGACGCGGGTCTTCTCGCGCGCCAGATCGGCCGCGATCATTTCCTCGGCGCTCAAAAGCCCGTCGCCATTGGCATCGATCGTCTTGACCCGCTCGGCCCGGCCCGCCTGCACCTCGGCCCGCGTCACCTTGCCGTCACCATCCTTGTCGAAGGCCTTGAAATCGAACTGCAGCCCGACCGGCCCGGGGCCGCCGGGCCCGCCCATCGGCATCATGTCCGGCGCGGGCGGCGCCTCCTGCGCCAGCACCGGCAGCACCGACCCCAGCGCCACACCCGTCGCCAGAACCGCCGTCATCGTTTTCTTCAGGATCGTCATCGTCGTCACTCCTTGCCGCGGCCCCATTCCCGCCGCCGATGATCTCCAAACGCCGCAGGTCCCCGGTTCCGTCGCCGCGCGCAAAGCTTTGCAGGAAAAATGACGCGGCATTCCGCTTTCGCCCGCGCGCAGGCTGCGGTTAGACTGGCCGAAACCCTGCGCGAGGTCCGATGAGCCCCCCCGATCCCCAGCCCGACACCGCCGCCCCCGACAAATCCGCGCTGCGCGATGCCGCCACCGTCCTCGTGCTGCGCCGCGACCTGCCCGCGGGCCCCGCCGTGCTGATGGGGATGCGCGGCGCGGGCGCGGCCTTCATGCCGTCGAAATACGTCTTCCCGGGCGGTGCGCTCGATGCCGCCGATGCCGCCGTGCCGCTGGCCCGGCCGCTGCCCGAGCCCTCGGCCGCAAGGCTGGCGCTTGAGGCCCCCGCAGGCATCGGCCCGGCGCTCGCCGTCGCCGCGATCCGGGAATTATGGGAGGAAACCGGGCTGATCCTTGGCACCCCCGGCGCCTGGGACGGCCCGGTGCCCGCCGACTGGCAGGGCTTCGCCGCCACCGGCCATCGCCCCTCGGCCGCCGGGCTGCACTTCGTCTTTCGCGCCATCACCCCGCCCGGCCGCCCGCGCCGCTTCGACGCGCGGTTCTTTCTGGTCGATGTCGCGGAAATCGCCTCGGACCCCGACGATTTCTCGCGCGCCTGCGACGAGCTCAGCCATCTGCACTGGGTCGCCCTGACCGAGGCCCGGGCGCTGGCCCTGCCCTTCATCACCGAGGTCGTGCTGGCCGAGGTGCAGGCAAGGCTTGCCTTCGACACCGCCGAGCCCGCCTCGATCCCGTTTTTCGACAACCGCGGCCCGCGCGCGACCTTCGCCCGGCTGGGCCGATCTCAGCCGCCAATGCGGCTCAGATCATAGCCATTGAAATCAAGCACTTCGCGCGCGGCGGCCAGCAGATCGCCCCGCCCCTTGCCCGGCCGCACCAGCACCACCGCCCAAGCGCCCGAGGGCGTGCCCAGCGCCGCCACCCGGTAATCCTGATCGACCCACAGCACCCAGACCGGCTCGCCGCGATAGGCCTTGTCGGGCGCCATCCGCCCGCCCGGGCCGGTCAGCGCCGCCTGCCCCTGCAAGACCGCAGGCACCGCCCCCGCGCAATCGACCCCCGACAGCGCATAGGCGCCCCGCCCGTCCCAGCGCCAGCTCTGCTTCGCGCCGCCACAGCGCGGCGTCGCACTCATCGCCACCTGCCAGTCGCCACCGAACCGCGCCGGATCGAACAGCGCCGCCGAGGTGATCATCACCTGCGGATCGCGGATCGGCGCCACCGGCGCAGGCGCCTTGCCCCCGCAGGCGGCCAGCGCCAAAAGCCCGGCCCAAATCACTCGACGCATTGGTTCACCTCGATCCCGGCATCATTCAGCACGGCATTGCAGCCCAAAAGCGGCTTTGCCGGGGCGCAGGTCCGCGACCGCGCCAGACAATCCCCCGCGCAGTCCGCGCCCGCGCGGCAGGATTTGCCCGCATCCGTCGTGCGGGTGATGCAATATTCCATCTTGCCCAGGCGCGCCCATTGCCCGCCCTTGCCCTCGCAGGCCTGACGCGCCGCGGCCACGGCCTCGGGCCCGCCGCCCTGCAAGGGGGCGCCGTCGCCGCCCGGTTTGCAGGCGGCCAGAGCCGCCACCAAAAGCAGCGCCAGCGCCTCAGAACGGCATCGGATGGCCATGATGCACCCTTTCGATCGCGCCAAGCAGCGTCTTGTCCAGCCCCCGCCCCGCCGCATCGAGCGACTTTTCCAGCTGCCCGACCGAGGTCGCGCCGATGATCGGCACCACCGGGAAGGGCCGCTGCAGCACCCAGGCAATCGCCATCGTCACCGGGTCAAGCCCCGCCTCGCGCGCAAGGCCCACATAAAGATCCGCAATTTCAAAGGCGCGCGGATTGGACCGCCCGCCCAGCTCGCGGTTGATCGACCGGCGCGAGCCCGCAGGCACGGCCCCGCCCGAATATTTCCCGCTCAGCATCCCCGTCGCCAGCGCCGAATAGGCCAGCAGCGTGACGCCTTCGTGCACGGCCACCTCGGCCAGATCGGTGTCGAAAAGCCGACACATCAGCGAATATTCGTTCTGCAGGCTTGCGACGCGCGGCCCATGCCCCGCCTCGGCCAGCCGCAGCGCCGTCATCACGCCCCAGGCGCTGTCATTCGAGAGGCCGAAATGCCCGATCTTGCCCTCGCCGCGCAGCACGGCCAGGGTTTCAAGACAGGCGCAGAAATCCTCCTCGATCTCGGCCTTGCCCGGCTGCTTCGTCGCGTCGAATTTCCAGTTCTGCCGGAAGTGATAATCGCCCCGGTTCGGCCAGTGGAACTGATAAAGCTCGATGTGATCCGTTTGCAGCCGCCGCAAGGACCCCTCGACCGCGGTGCGGATCGTTGCCGGGGTGATCGGGCCGCCGTCGCGCACGGCCTTCATCGCATTGCCCGCAACCTTGGTGGCCAGCACGACATCGCGCCGCCGCCCGGTCTTCGCAAACCAGCTGCCGATGATCTCCTCGGTCCGCCCGACGGTTTCGGCGGAAATCGGATTGACCGGGTAAACCTCTGCGGTGTCGATGAAATTCACGCCGCGATCGAGCGCCAGATCGATCTGGGCATGCCCCTCGGCCTCGGTGTTCTGCGTGCCCCAGGTCATCGAGCCCAGACACAATTCGCTCACCATCAGACCGGTGCGCCCCAGTTCCACTTTCCGCATGATGCCCCCTTCGGTTGGCGCCGACCCTGCCACAGCGGGGGGCGATTTGGAATCCCTCTCGATTGGCGCTCAGATCACTTCCGCCGGAACCAGCCCGCGCAAAGCATTGCCCAGAAAAAGCCGCCCCTCGGCCAG
This DNA window, taken from Rhodobacter capsulatus SB 1003, encodes the following:
- a CDS encoding aldo/keto reductase, yielding MRKVELGRTGLMVSELCLGSMTWGTQNTEAEGHAQIDLALDRGVNFIDTAEVYPVNPISAETVGRTEEIIGSWFAKTGRRRDVVLATKVAGNAMKAVRDGGPITPATIRTAVEGSLRRLQTDHIELYQFHWPNRGDYHFRQNWKFDATKQPGKAEIEEDFCACLETLAVLRGEGKIGHFGLSNDSAWGVMTALRLAEAGHGPRVASLQNEYSLMCRLFDTDLAEVAVHEGVTLLAYSALATGMLSGKYSGGAVPAGSRRSINRELGGRSNPRAFEIADLYVGLAREAGLDPVTMAIAWVLQRPFPVVPIIGATSVGQLEKSLDAAGRGLDKTLLGAIERVHHGHPMPF
- a CDS encoding EF-hand domain-containing protein, with amino-acid sequence MTILKKTMTAVLATGVALGSVLPVLAQEAPPAPDMMPMGGPGGPGPVGLQFDFKAFDKDGDGKVTRAEVQAGRAERVKTIDANGDGLLSAEEMIAADLAREKTRVEDRVRARIAAQDADGDGKLSAAEMMVPPGAVRLFDRIDADNDGAVTEAELAQAREVMRARMMDRMQDRRGDHGPKDPGGHGPRDGQGWFGPAQN
- a CDS encoding RNA polymerase sigma factor, translating into MEMAFDEIRTLSDETLLVLYGNGDGAAARALVERLGPLAYRLAVRMLGDRAEAEDLAQEALLRLWKIAPDWRMGEAKVSTWLYRVVTNLATDRLRRRRGVGLDEAPELPDGAASALEGMIETDRAQALELALAQLPARQRQAVVLRHLEGLTNPEIAAAMEIGVEAVESLTARGKRTLAQLLAPRRAELGYGHD
- a CDS encoding diguanylate cyclase → MAGKILIVDDVATNRIVLKVKLSGARYETVQAGTGQEALRLVTLELPDLVLLDVQLPDISGIEVCRRLKSDPLTQNLPVIMVTAFPSPETRLEALRAGADDFIVKPFEELTLLARLRSLMRMRETDEELRLRESTCHELGFTEPPVPVAEPPAVICLVAPDRETCVGWKAAMARFLPQDTLRVLDYNEALTAAAEMPPPDAYVISADLARPGEGLRLMSELRSRAGSRHAVICIAVREGARETSAVALDLGASDLTPVKLSDPGFAEEAALRLRTHISRKRRHDRQRERVADGLRLALVDPLTGLYNRRYAMPHVARLAERSRHSGRSFAVMVLDIDRFKSVNDTYGHAAGDRVLIEVARRLTLNLRQVDLVARVGGEEFLIAMPETSLEAARATAERLCRVMEETPFELHDGHALRITVSIGLALGGGHGGTGTVEQVINQADHALMSSKAEGRNQVKIFKLPAA
- a CDS encoding periplasmic heavy metal sensor; amino-acid sequence: MNPETTTPPTEPAPRSGLRGWMKIAFIASVTVNFLVLGTVVGGVIAHRRQPPPPVMERGQDALTFGPLGGAFSREDRLAMRQAAERRGTNFEAMRAAVRVDFQRLEAALKAEPFDAEGVRLVLADMRARTLKRMDIGEHLILERLAKMTPQQRERFVERLRRGMDRLSKHLEERNHGRGPGDAPPPPPEN
- a CDS encoding NUDIX hydrolase; this translates as MSPPDPQPDTAAPDKSALRDAATVLVLRRDLPAGPAVLMGMRGAGAAFMPSKYVFPGGALDAADAAVPLARPLPEPSAARLALEAPAGIGPALAVAAIRELWEETGLILGTPGAWDGPVPADWQGFAATGHRPSAAGLHFVFRAITPPGRPRRFDARFFLVDVAEIASDPDDFSRACDELSHLHWVALTEARALALPFITEVVLAEVQARLAFDTAEPASIPFFDNRGPRATFARLGRSQPPMRLRS
- a CDS encoding DUF3572 family protein; its protein translation is MAQILAIRALGWMAGEEAVWLAFLGASGADAAQVRAEAAQPAMQRAVLAHLLREDDWVRSCAAALAVRPEELALAAAVLDGAAGRNWT
- a CDS encoding lipocalin family protein, which produces MRRVIWAGLLALAACGGKAPAPVAPIRDPQVMITSAALFDPARFGGDWQVAMSATPRCGGAKQSWRWDGRGAYALSGVDCAGAVPAVLQGQAALTGPGGRMAPDKAYRGEPVWVLWVDQDYRVAALGTPSGAWAVVLVRPGKGRGDLLAAAREVLDFNGYDLSRIGG
- a CDS encoding HAD family hydrolase codes for the protein MSDIAAILFDKDGTLFDFDATWGAWARGVTLDLAGGDATLAGRLAQVIGYDPAAGRFERHSPVIAGTVAEVAELIAAHLPGQSVAALVRDLDAAACRAPQVAAVNLERCLGGLRGAGLRLGVATNDSESSARAQLQREGISGFFDFIAGYDSGFGGKPAPGQLLAFAAQLGVAPAQVAMVGDSLHDMAAARAAGMRAVAVLTGPAPAEVLAPAADVVLPTIDGLAGWLAGR